Genomic segment of Candidatus Binatia bacterium:
CGGCGTCGTTCGACGTGTAGTGCAGCACGGTCGCGTTGTCGCCGCCGGCGATGATCGACGGATACGCCCAGCCGGCCGCGCCGTTCTTGCGGAACACGTACTCGACCAGCGCCTCGATCTCGTGCTCCCACATGCCGGGCCGCGCCTCGCGCATCGCCGCGGTGTGCGCTTCGCCCGCGATCGCGATCGCGCGCCGCATCCACGCGAGCTCGGCCTCGGTCTTGTAGAGGCGCATCTCGTGCACGAGCGGGCCCGCGTCGAGCAGCGACGTCGGCAGGTCGTTCGCCGTGCGCGGACGCTGCGCCCACGCGCTGCGCGCGATCTCGAGCATGCGCAGGTTGAACGGCTCGTCGAAGCCGAGGTGGTAGTAGAGGGCGCCGCCGCGCGCGATGATCGGGGTCACGCGCTGCGCGAACTCCTCCATCGGGAAGGCGGCGTCGGCGCCGAAGTCATCGATCGCGCCCTCGACGCCGGCGCGCTTGCCCGTCCAGGTCTCCTTCTCCGGATCGCGCGGCTGCACGAAGAGCACGAAGCGCTCGCGATCCGCGGTGCCGTCGAGCACCGCGACCGCGTCCGGCTCGGCGAAGCCCGTCAAGTAGTAGAAGTCGGAATCCGGCCGGTAGCGATACTCGACGTCGTTCGCGTGCACCCGCGCGGCGGGCGCACGAAACACGGCGACGCCGTTGCCGATCTTGTCGAGCACCGCGGCGCGTCGTGCGGCGTAGTCGAAGCGGGGAAGGCCGTGAAACGGATCGGGCATGGGAATCCTAGCGAAAGATGTCGAGGCCGCGCCCGGCCGACGGCGGCCCGGCGATCGCGATCAGACGCGCGCGCGCGAGGGTGCCGTCCTCGGCAGGCTCCTCGAGCGTGACGACGATCCGGTCGCCGCGGCGCAGCTCCTTGATCGAGCCGTCCGCCGAGCCGCGGCGGACGATGGTGTCGCCGCCGTAGACGAAGGCGATCTTCTTCCCGGCGTCGAGGAGGGTGATCACCTGCGCGTCCTCGTCGACCACCCAGACGTTGCCGGCGAGGCGCGTCGACGCGTGGGCGGCCCGCGGCGCCGCCATCTGGACGGCCAGCACGAGCGCGACGAGCGCGAGAGCGAGGGGCCGACCAGCGCGCCGGAGCATCGCGCCTACGCTAGCGACGCCTCGTCGGACAGACAAGCCGACGCCGCCCGCGCCGCGGGCCATTCGCCGCCCGACGCGGCGCGCTGTACTATCGCGCGGACTCAGCTAAAGGGCTGCCGAACATGATGGACATCGTCACGTTCTTCGATCTGATCCAGCAGGGCTACTACGCCACCTATCCGCTCCTGCTGTGCTCGATCGTCGCTCTCGCCGTCGCCGGCGAGCGGATGTGGGCGCTGCGCGGCCTCGACGCCCGCATGCTGAACGTCGCGAAGCAGATCGGCTTCTTCCTGCGTCGCGGCGATCTCGAAGGCGCGCGCGACATGGTCGAGCGTGACGCCGGCGACCTGCCGCTCGGCCGCATCTACCTCGAGCTGCTGCCGCGCGCCGCCGACACGCCGATCGAGGATCTGATCGCCCTCGCCGACGGGCACCGCGTCGAGCAGACCCAGGCGCTCAAGCGCAACGTCTGGCTGCTCGGCACGATCGGCAGCGCGGCGCCGTTCATCGGACTCTTCGGCACCGTGGTCGGCATCATGCGCGCCTTCCACAGCATGGCGCAGACGGGCACCGGCGGCTTCGCCGTGGTCGCGGCCGGCATCTCCGAGGCGCTGGTCGCGACGGCGCTCGGTCTCGGCGTCGCGATCATCGCGGTCGCGCTCTACAACTACTTCCAAGTGCGCTTGAACGACATGGGCACGACGATGCGCGTCGGCATCACGCGCTTCGTCGACGGCGTCTGCGCCTGGCGAGGGGAACGTGGCAGTCGGCAGGTTGCCTGAGCACGACAACGGCGACGGCGACGCGATCGTCGCCGAGATCAACATCACGCCGCTCACCGACATCTTCCTCGTCCTGCTGATCATCTTCATGATCACCAGCTCGGCGATGATCGAGTCGGGGCCGCGCGTGGATCTGCCCGAGGCGGGCGTGACCTCGACCGAGACGAAGGGCGTGGTGGTCACCGTCGACGCCGAGGAGAACATCTACGTGAACGGCGAGCAGACGAGCCGCGAGCAGCTCGCCGCTGGCCTCAAGGCCGCGGTCGACAGCAGCGACGTCAAGCGCGTCGTGCTGCAGGGCGACAAGGGCGTCCAGCTCGGCGACGTCGTCTACATCCTCGACGAGGCGCGCAACGCCGGCGCGCTGGAGGTCGCCATCGCCGCCACGCGGCGGAAGTGACGGAAGCGGAGCCATGCCGCGCGAAGATCTGCTGCTCGCCCCGGAATCTCTCGAGACGCTGATCGCGGGGCTCGGCGACCTGCGCGTCGTGCTCGGTCCCGGGGCCGGTCCGGGCCTCGAGCAGGTGAAGGCGCGGCTCCAGCACGCGCTCGCGGCGCAGCGGGCCGGCGAGCGCGAGCGAGCGATCCGGGAGATCACCGCGGCCATGCATCTGCTCAGCGAGCTCGCGGCGACGCTCGACCCGCAGGAGGCCGCGATGATGCGCGCTCTCGCCGCGCAGTTCGAGAGCGCGCTCGTGCGCGGCGACGCGGCGCACGCCGCGCAGTCGGTCGACGCCATGCGCCGGCGCTCGGGCGCGGTCAAGAAGCGCGGCGACGAGTTCAAGCTTTGACTCGGGGTCGCGAGCGGCTATTTTGCCGCCGCGACGGCCGGCGAGGAGCCCTGCGCGGTAGGCGGGCCCAGGACCGCAGGGAAGACGCGACATGGCGAAGGCGAGCGAGCGCAAGGGAGTTCGGACCGAGGAGTACGAGTGCTGCGCGGCGGAGCGGAAGCGCCAGATGGACCGCATCCGCAAGAACTACGTGACGTTCCCCGTGATCCGCTCGGTGCCCTGTCCGACCTGCAAGATGATCCTCAAGATCCGCGTCTACGAGCGTCCGAGCGACGAGGCGACGGCCTGACACGCCGCGCGACCGCGCGTCCATGGCAGCGAGCGACGACGTCGCGCCACCCGAGCTCGGTGAGGAGCCTGGCTCCGAGGACGCTCTGCTGCTCGCCCTGCTGCTGCGCGGCGCGCTGAGCATCGAGGAGCTCGCCGTCGCGAGCGGCGTGTCAAGCAACGACGCGGAACGCGACGTCGAGCGCCTGCGGGCCGAGGGGTTGCTGGGCGTCGAGCCGCGTCCGCTGGGCGAGGCGCTGGCGCTCACCGCGTCGGGCCGCGAGCGCGCGTCGGCGGTCCTCGCACGCGAGGCGGATACGCTGCGGCCGTGGCTCGAGCCGCGCTACGGCGCGTTCATGGCCCTCGACCGACGCGTCAAGCAAGCGCTCCACCGCTGGCAGGTCCGCACCGACCTCGGAGCCGATCGGCCGAACGACCACCGCGACCGCCGCTACGACGCGCTGGTGCTCGCCGAGCTGCGTGCCGTGCACGCCGAGGCGGACGCCTGGCTCGCGCCGCTCGCGGCCGCGCGCCGACGCTACGCGAGCCTGCGCGCGCGGCTCGCCGGCGCGCTCGAGCGCGCCGCAAGGGGCGACGTCCGCGCGGTGGCCGGCGTCGTCGGGGACAGCTTCCACCTCGCCTGGTGGCAGCTGCACGCCGACCTGCTGCGCATCCTCGATCGCGAGCGCGGTCCCGAAGACGCCTGAGACGCTCGGTCGAGGCGAAGGGCGGCGGACCGCGGCCTGCGGAGCGGCGCCGCGTGTCCCGCACGCGTCCCACGGGTTGCGCACCGCACCGCCGCATGGCACGAGCGCGCGCATGGACGAGACGCTGCGCCGTGCCCTCGAAGCCGACATCCGCATGACGCAGGAGCGGTTCTGCGCCGCAATGGAGGCGCGGCTGCCGTCGATCGAGAGCGACTCGCTCGAGCGCTACTTCGCCGTGCTCTCGAAGCTGGTGGCGAAGCTCGAGGACCCCGAGAAGAGCCTCGGGCAGATCATGAACGAGATGATGGCGGAGAGCGCCGCCATCCTGATGCAGGAGATGCAGAGCCGCCGCTGAGCGGCGACGGGCGCGCGCCGGCACGAGCGCGTCCACGCTCCGACGATCGTACGAACGCCTGCGTCGCGTTTCCGTGTCCGTGCAATGACCACCTTGGGCCGATCCGCTCGCTCCTGCTAGAGTCCCCGCGATGGCTTCGACGTTCGCCCCACGGCTGGTGAACGGCCCCTTCGGCGACCCGGGGCTGTTCGTCGAGCTGCGCTGGCAGGGCACCGCAGTGCTGTTCGACCTGGGGCGCAACGACGGGCTGCCCGCGGCCGACCTGCTGAAGGTGACCCACGTGTTCGTGTCGCACACGCACATGGATCACTTCATCGGCTTCGACCGCGTGCTGCGTCTCTTCCTGAACCGCGACAAGCGGCTCTACCTCTACGGACCCGAGGGCATCCTCGACTGCGTGCAGGGCAAGCTCTCGGGCTACGTCTGGAACCTCACCGAGAGCTATCCGTTCGTCTTCGACGTCACCGAGGTCGCGGCGTCGGGCTCGCGCCGCTCGGTGTTCCGCGCGAGCACGGGCTTCCGGCGCGAGGACGCGGAGCTGCTGCCGGCGCAGGCGTCGAGCGGGCCGAGCACGACGCCGCTGCTCGTCGACGAGGGACACTTCCGCGTCCGCGCGGCGATCACCGACCACCGCATCCCGTGCCTCGCGTTCGCGATCGACGAGCCGACCCACCTCAACGTCGACGGCGATCGGCTCGCGCGCGGCGGCTATGCGCCCGGACGCTGGCTCGCCGAGCTCAAGGACGCGATCCGCGCCGGCGCGCCCGACGACACGCGGATCACGGCGCAGCGTGCGGATCGCACGCAGGCCGAGCGCACGCTCGGCGAGCTGCGCGATCTCGTGCGCATCACGCCGGGGCAGAAGATCGGCTACATCGTCGACACGCGCTTCCTGCCGGAGAACCTCGCCGTGCTGCTGCCGGTGATGCACAACGCCGACGTGCTGTTCTGCGAGTCGCCGTTCCTCGACGAGGACCGCGATCAGGCGGCGATGCGCTACCACTTGACGGCGGCGGAGGCCGGCACCATCGCGCGGCTCGCGCGCGCGCGGCGCCTCAAGGTCTTCCACTACTCGCCGCGCTACCAGGGTCGCGGCGATCTGCTGCGGCAGGAGGCCGAGGCGGCGTTTCGCGGTCGCATCGACCCCGGCGTGCTCGCGGAGCTCGGCGCCGCGGTCGCCTGACGGAGGCACGGATGCCGGCCGCGCGGGTCGCCGCGCCGAGCGACGAGGTCCGCGCGTTCCTCCTCGCGGCGCGCCGCGCGCACCTCGCGACGGCAAGCGTCGACGGCGCGCCGCACGTCGTGCCGGTGTGCTTCGCGCTGCTCGACGAGCGGACGCTGGTGTTCGCGGTCGACGACAAGCCCAAGCGTCCCGGCGTCAAGCTCAAGCGCCTGCGCAACCTCGAGGAGAACCCGCGCTTCGCGCTGGTCGTCGACCGCTGGGACGAGGACTGGAGCAAGCTCGGCTACGTCCTCGTCACGGGGCGAGCCGAGCGGCTGCGCGACGACGCGCGCCGCGCCGCCGCGATCGCGGCGCTGCGTGAGCGCTACCCGCAGTA
This window contains:
- a CDS encoding ribonuclease Z encodes the protein MASTFAPRLVNGPFGDPGLFVELRWQGTAVLFDLGRNDGLPAADLLKVTHVFVSHTHMDHFIGFDRVLRLFLNRDKRLYLYGPEGILDCVQGKLSGYVWNLTESYPFVFDVTEVAASGSRRSVFRASTGFRREDAELLPAQASSGPSTTPLLVDEGHFRVRAAITDHRIPCLAFAIDEPTHLNVDGDRLARGGYAPGRWLAELKDAIRAGAPDDTRITAQRADRTQAERTLGELRDLVRITPGQKIGYIVDTRFLPENLAVLLPVMHNADVLFCESPFLDEDRDQAAMRYHLTAAEAGTIARLARARRLKVFHYSPRYQGRGDLLRQEAEAAFRGRIDPGVLAELGAAVA
- a CDS encoding aminopeptidase P N-terminal domain-containing protein; this translates as MPDPFHGLPRFDYAARRAAVLDKIGNGVAVFRAPAARVHANDVEYRYRPDSDFYYLTGFAEPDAVAVLDGTADRERFVLFVQPRDPEKETWTGKRAGVEGAIDDFGADAAFPMEEFAQRVTPIIARGGALYYHLGFDEPFNLRMLEIARSAWAQRPRTANDLPTSLLDAGPLVHEMRLYKTEAELAWMRRAIAIAGEAHTAAMREARPGMWEHEIEALVEYVFRKNGAAGWAYPSIIAGGDNATVLHYTSNDAELRDGELLLIDAGDELGCYCADVTRTFPVGRDFTPAQRRIFDLVLAAQLAAIEAVRPGVTLEDVHARAVDVLVDGLLSLGVLQGTHEQIVKEGLYKPFYMHRTSHWLGMDVHDVGSYRRDGKPRELEPGMVLTIEPGLYFARSLTEAPEEYRGIGVRIEDDVLVTPDGHEVLSAAIPKSADEILALKAA
- a CDS encoding TIGR03668 family PPOX class F420-dependent oxidoreductase; protein product: MPAARVAAPSDEVRAFLLAARRAHLATASVDGAPHVVPVCFALLDERTLVFAVDDKPKRPGVKLKRLRNLEENPRFALVVDRWDEDWSKLGYVLVTGRAERLRDDARRAAAIAALRERYPQYVAMDLDPSRHEVVALAIERVHAWGRLAD
- a CDS encoding MotA/TolQ/ExbB proton channel family protein is translated as MMDIVTFFDLIQQGYYATYPLLLCSIVALAVAGERMWALRGLDARMLNVAKQIGFFLRRGDLEGARDMVERDAGDLPLGRIYLELLPRAADTPIEDLIALADGHRVEQTQALKRNVWLLGTIGSAAPFIGLFGTVVGIMRAFHSMAQTGTGGFAVVAAGISEALVATALGLGVAIIAVALYNYFQVRLNDMGTTMRVGITRFVDGVCAWRGERGSRQVA
- a CDS encoding biopolymer transporter ExbD — encoded protein: MPEHDNGDGDAIVAEINITPLTDIFLVLLIIFMITSSAMIESGPRVDLPEAGVTSTETKGVVVTVDAEENIYVNGEQTSREQLAAGLKAAVDSSDVKRVVLQGDKGVQLGDVVYILDEARNAGALEVAIAATRRK